In Halapricum desulfuricans, a single window of DNA contains:
- a CDS encoding helix-turn-helix domain-containing protein, whose amino-acid sequence MADSDHPLFVTLKVEDRSALQHVVRQYSRLESEVKMISIVDPSREDVNCLSIDVSDVTEKQWEALEVAHELGHYSTQRGGNLSDIADALGISKSAASQRLRAAESKIVSAILGATQITETV is encoded by the coding sequence ATGGCTGACTCCGACCACCCGCTGTTCGTGACGCTGAAGGTCGAGGACCGGTCGGCCCTGCAGCACGTCGTCCGTCAGTACTCCCGGCTAGAGTCGGAGGTGAAGATGATCTCGATCGTCGATCCCTCCCGCGAGGACGTCAATTGCCTGTCGATCGACGTCAGTGACGTCACCGAAAAGCAGTGGGAAGCGCTGGAGGTCGCACACGAACTGGGCCACTACTCGACCCAGCGAGGCGGCAACCTCTCGGACATCGCCGACGCGCTCGGCATCTCGAAGTCAGCGGCGTCACAGCGGTTGCGGGCCGCCGAGAGCAAGATCGTCTCCGCGATTCTCGGCGCGACCCAGATCACGGAGACTGTCTAG
- a CDS encoding ABC transporter permease, with the protein MRRDRLYQAGSLAVPLLTWQLAAGVFGLVSPSLLPPPLTIVETTATLLTQEGFRSDVLVTLQRTLVASLVGSTLGTVVGLAMGWNPHIKAVLSPLAAAIFPLPMIALLPLVILLLGSTETALVVTAGLGTFFVVLWNAMDGASGIESVHVDVARDNGATSTYRLFREVLLPGSLPLVLVGLRLGLSTSLLIVVAVELVAGGSGLGNFLWIAWMSYDITALYAGLVVSAVLGIAFTYGLGAIERRLVPWHADNRRTVVL; encoded by the coding sequence ATGCGACGGGACCGACTCTATCAGGCGGGTTCGCTCGCCGTGCCGCTACTCACGTGGCAGCTAGCGGCGGGTGTGTTCGGGCTCGTCAGTCCCTCGCTGTTGCCGCCGCCGCTGACCATCGTCGAGACGACGGCGACGCTGCTGACACAGGAGGGGTTTCGTTCGGACGTGCTGGTAACCCTCCAGCGGACGCTCGTCGCCTCGCTGGTCGGGTCGACGCTCGGGACGGTCGTCGGCCTGGCGATGGGCTGGAACCCGCACATAAAGGCCGTTCTCTCGCCGCTGGCGGCGGCGATCTTCCCGCTGCCGATGATCGCACTGTTGCCGCTGGTGATCCTGCTGCTCGGGAGCACCGAGACCGCGCTGGTCGTCACTGCCGGCCTCGGGACCTTCTTCGTGGTGCTGTGGAACGCGATGGACGGGGCAAGCGGGATCGAGAGCGTCCACGTCGACGTCGCCAGGGACAACGGCGCGACCTCGACCTATCGACTCTTCCGGGAGGTGTTGCTCCCGGGCTCGCTCCCGCTGGTGCTGGTCGGACTGCGCCTCGGGTTGAGCACCTCGCTTCTGATCGTCGTCGCCGTCGAGCTGGTCGCCGGGGGCAGCGGTCTCGGCAACTTCCTGTGGATCGCCTGGATGTCCTACGACATCACCGCGCTGTACGCCGGGCTGGTCGTCAGTGCCGTCCTCGGGATCGCCTTCACTTACGGACTCGGCGCGATCGAACGGCGACTCGTCCCCTGGCACGCGGACAACCGACGGACTGTCGTCCTGTGA
- a CDS encoding ABC transporter substrate-binding protein gives MADGTRLSRSNGRERSTRRRFLAGTSVAAAAGVAGCNGLLGSSDESNTGPETVTFGTLTIPAVAEVLVAKDRGYFEERDIELEVERIQSAQRATPQLASGDLDTATGSVGAGLFNSMAQDVEISVVADQTQYWRGQPSSNKVLIRPEKYSEGMTLADVSEDFTIALHGKGNVDAYIWARLLQRNDMTWGDVRTREILYTNMTGAMSAGEIDAAAIPDPLGLGMVNETGAKRLLYASEVAPRMQIGVYLFGEPFMQDRPEIARRWLEAYLLGVREYYELGGFPSDEVASIVSEEFDLRKNLIKMSIPSLPHKNGRLNRESIMSQQAYHHCRGEVEEQAEESAIVDESLLEEALDDVGRLDDPEPAVETINEWGQTSPKPYSELETIDEPEGFPADPLCE, from the coding sequence ATGGCGGATGGTACGCGGCTAAGCAGATCGAACGGACGAGAACGGAGTACACGTCGCAGGTTTCTGGCGGGGACAAGCGTCGCGGCGGCGGCCGGCGTCGCCGGCTGTAACGGCCTGCTGGGCTCGAGTGACGAGTCGAACACCGGCCCGGAGACTGTGACGTTCGGGACGCTGACGATTCCGGCCGTGGCCGAGGTGCTGGTCGCCAAGGATCGGGGCTACTTCGAGGAGCGAGACATCGAACTCGAGGTCGAGCGCATCCAGAGCGCCCAGCGGGCGACGCCACAGCTGGCCAGCGGCGACCTCGACACGGCGACGGGATCGGTCGGGGCGGGCCTGTTCAACTCGATGGCGCAGGACGTCGAGATCAGCGTCGTCGCCGACCAGACCCAGTACTGGCGCGGGCAACCCTCCTCGAACAAGGTGTTGATCCGCCCGGAGAAGTACTCCGAGGGGATGACGCTCGCGGACGTCTCGGAGGACTTCACGATCGCGTTGCACGGCAAGGGGAACGTCGACGCCTACATCTGGGCGCGACTGCTCCAGCGCAATGACATGACCTGGGGCGACGTCCGGACCAGGGAGATCCTCTATACGAACATGACGGGCGCGATGTCGGCGGGCGAGATCGACGCCGCCGCCATCCCCGATCCGCTGGGACTGGGGATGGTCAACGAGACGGGCGCAAAGCGGTTGCTGTACGCTTCGGAGGTCGCCCCGCGGATGCAGATCGGCGTCTACCTGTTCGGCGAGCCGTTCATGCAGGACCGCCCGGAGATCGCGCGCCGGTGGCTGGAGGCGTACCTGCTCGGCGTCCGCGAATACTACGAACTGGGCGGGTTTCCCAGCGACGAGGTCGCGTCGATCGTCAGCGAGGAGTTCGACCTCCGGAAGAACCTGATCAAGATGTCGATCCCGTCGCTGCCCCACAAGAACGGACGCCTCAACAGGGAAAGCATCATGAGTCAGCAGGCCTACCATCACTGTCGAGGAGAGGTCGAAGAGCAGGCCGAGGAATCGGCGATTGTCGACGAATCGCTGCTAGAGGAGGCGCTTGACGACGTTGGCCGACTCGACGATCCCGAACCCGCCGTCGAGACGATAAACGAGTGGGGACAAACCTCCCCCAAGCCCTACTCGGAACTGGAGACGATCGACGAACCCGAGGGGTTCCCGGCTGACCCGCTGTGTGAATGA
- a CDS encoding ABC transporter ATP-binding protein, producing the protein MEPPRTSTDDAVAGTDTERADNERPVRIRATGIEKTYTGRDGDVQALSGMELDVYDSEFFCLLGPSGCGKSTFLRLVSGLLEPDAGEIEIRTESNGDRPSTSMVFQEKGIFPWKSVLDNVAFGLKMRGVDRQKRYEIAREYIEKVNLSEFENAYPHQLSGGMAQRVGIARAFANDPQVLLMDEPFGDLDAQTKRYLQEELLSLWSESRKTVVYVTHDIEEAIQLGDRLGVMGARPGHVKEIVDVDLDRPRTRGNLDIARLEELQTRVWDVLSDEVQRTVERR; encoded by the coding sequence ATGGAGCCACCACGAACGTCGACGGACGACGCGGTCGCCGGCACCGATACGGAACGTGCCGACAACGAGCGGCCAGTCCGCATCCGCGCGACGGGGATCGAGAAGACCTACACCGGCCGGGACGGCGACGTCCAGGCGCTGTCGGGGATGGAGCTGGACGTGTACGACAGCGAGTTCTTCTGTCTGCTCGGCCCCTCGGGCTGTGGCAAGTCGACGTTCCTGCGACTGGTCAGCGGCCTGCTCGAACCCGACGCCGGCGAGATCGAGATCCGGACCGAATCCAACGGCGATCGACCGTCCACCAGCATGGTCTTCCAGGAGAAAGGGATCTTCCCCTGGAAGTCGGTGCTGGACAACGTCGCGTTCGGCCTGAAGATGCGCGGCGTCGACAGGCAGAAACGCTACGAGATCGCTCGCGAGTATATCGAGAAGGTCAACCTCTCGGAGTTCGAGAACGCCTATCCCCACCAGCTCTCGGGCGGGATGGCCCAGCGAGTCGGCATCGCTCGCGCGTTCGCCAACGACCCGCAGGTGCTGTTGATGGACGAACCGTTCGGTGATCTGGACGCCCAGACGAAACGCTACCTCCAGGAGGAGTTGCTCTCGCTGTGGAGCGAGTCCAGAAAGACCGTCGTCTACGTCACCCACGACATCGAGGAGGCGATCCAGCTGGGCGATCGACTCGGCGTCATGGGCGCACGTCCCGGTCACGTCAAGGAAATCGTCGACGTCGACCTCGACCGACCGCGAACGCGCGGGAACCTCGACATCGCTCGCCTCGAAGAACTACAGACCCGCGTGTGGGACGTGCTGAGCGACGAGGTCCAGCGCACGGTCGAACGACGATGA
- a CDS encoding ABC transporter permease: MTRLTGTRIVRRLPALIGPFVVLALAWELAAGVILDPRFFPPPSETLPLAVELYLHGEFVTHAAASVRRIVLATAIGASAGIAVGIVAGWSHRARLLVNPHLAVLYPLPKIALLPVMFALFGLTETVRILTMALAVFLLVAINTMGGVRSIEDVHVEAALDNGAGTLELYREVILPGARPQIFSSLSMGFSVGFALLVVIEMLAAESGLGYVIWSSWELFTIPRMYVAVFSINVLGVLFVHGTEIVGDVLTPWEGTYQP, translated from the coding sequence ATGACTCGACTCACCGGCACCCGGATCGTCCGACGGCTCCCGGCGCTGATCGGCCCGTTCGTCGTGCTCGCGCTCGCGTGGGAACTCGCGGCGGGCGTCATCCTCGATCCTCGGTTTTTCCCGCCCCCCTCCGAGACCCTGCCGCTGGCGGTCGAGCTGTACCTCCACGGTGAGTTCGTCACGCACGCCGCCGCGAGCGTCCGGCGGATCGTGCTGGCGACGGCGATCGGCGCGAGTGCGGGCATCGCCGTCGGGATCGTCGCCGGCTGGTCCCACCGGGCGCGGCTGCTGGTGAACCCGCACCTGGCGGTGCTGTACCCGCTCCCGAAGATCGCGCTGTTGCCGGTGATGTTCGCGCTGTTCGGGCTGACCGAGACCGTCCGGATCCTGACGATGGCGCTGGCGGTGTTCCTGCTGGTCGCGATCAACACGATGGGCGGCGTCCGCTCGATCGAGGACGTCCACGTCGAGGCGGCGCTCGACAACGGCGCTGGCACGCTCGAGCTCTACCGGGAGGTCATCTTGCCGGGCGCGCGCCCGCAGATCTTCAGCTCGCTCAGCATGGGCTTCAGTGTCGGCTTCGCGCTGCTTGTCGTTATCGAGATGCTGGCTGCCGAGTCCGGGCTGGGCTACGTCATCTGGAGCTCCTGGGAGCTGTTCACGATCCCGCGGATGTACGTCGCCGTCTTCTCGATCAACGTCCTCGGCGTGCTCTTCGTCCACGGCACCGAGATCGTCGGCGACGTGCTCACGCCCTGGGAAGGAACCTACCAGCCATGA
- a CDS encoding CoxG family protein, translating into MTDNIDQPETEVSSAQTGEVNERPETSDTGDESATAETSASEVASESDFDEEEARLEFSDTVTIETGKDDLWAFISRAENLAECIPGAESVERLSERQYTCEITRGISRVRVSLDGEFELVEMNEPDWIVMEGNGFDSTTGSDFDVLAAMEMDEHDEGTNLSYSAELYYTGGVARLGARLLSRVIEGDIETYFQNIKDEVEAQ; encoded by the coding sequence ATGACAGACAACATCGACCAACCGGAGACCGAGGTATCGAGCGCACAGACAGGCGAAGTGAACGAACGGCCGGAGACGAGCGACACAGGCGACGAGTCGGCGACGGCAGAAACCAGCGCCTCGGAGGTGGCAAGCGAGTCGGACTTCGATGAGGAGGAGGCGCGCCTGGAGTTCTCCGACACCGTCACTATCGAGACGGGCAAGGACGATCTCTGGGCGTTTATCTCTCGGGCTGAGAACCTCGCGGAGTGTATCCCGGGCGCGGAATCCGTCGAACGGCTCAGCGAACGGCAGTACACCTGCGAGATCACGCGCGGGATCAGCCGCGTGCGAGTCTCGCTGGACGGCGAGTTCGAACTCGTCGAGATGAACGAGCCCGACTGGATCGTCATGGAGGGCAACGGCTTCGACTCGACGACCGGTAGCGACTTTGACGTCCTCGCCGCCATGGAGATGGACGAACACGACGAGGGCACTAACCTCTCCTATTCGGCGGAGCTGTACTACACGGGCGGGGTCGCCCGGCTCGGCGCGCGACTCTTGAGCCGGGTCATCGAAGGCGACATCGAGACGTACTTCCAGAACATCAAAGACGAAGTCGAAGCTCAGTAG